Sequence from the Cryptococcus neoformans var. neoformans JEC21 chromosome 1, complete sequence genome:
cttttttttttttcagaTCATTACTCTAGACTATGTGCTGattcccttctccctccctccctctctctccacAAAAATCAAACTCAAAACAGCTCTCGCCCGCCGTACCCGATATGCCAGacctcctccctccttctccatctgtCGCCAACACCCCACATAAATTCTTCCCGTCGCCTTCGCCTTTGGCACAAACAACTCACGCACATGCCGAACCATCAGCGGCATCGGCGGCATCGGCATCAGCAACGGCATCAGCAGCGTTCTCATTCCCAACACTCGCATCGGCCCCTATGAGCGCGGCACCGTCGCAGAGGTCTTTACTTCCTGCTGGTACAATACCCGCTTCGGCTCCACCTGGCCTTGCTACCCAGCCCAACGCTTTTGCGCCAGTTCATGCCACAATGGGTCCACCCATCCGACCTCTTGATCTGAGCATGTTGGAATCGGATGATGTCTTTGACGAATTGGGAAGAATGGTGGATGATATGCAGAGCTGGTTCGGTTGTGTCGAGAGCGGTTTAGAAGAGTTATTGGCCACCGGGGTAGACGTCCAGAACGCTTAAAAGTGTTTTATAGATgtcttgttgttgtaaATTAGCCCTACTATCTGGAACCGTTTCTATAGAATCCAGCAGGTGCATATCATTAacaggaagaaaaaagaccCAAAAAATCATACAATCCGTTTCACAAAATATATATAATATCATATCAACTTACAAACACCTCGCTGCGGatctttccttctgcttcGCCTGCAACTCATCCAAGCGCGATCGTAAGGCCGCTAGATTACTCCCTGATCCAGGCGGCGCAGAATTCTTGCCAGGCCCTCCTGCGGGTACTCGACTAGTAGATGGTCGCCGGAGCGTGCTCCCAACTCGTGCTTTCGGTAAGTCGATGGTGGTTGCGGGAGGCTTGGAGGAGTTTCTAGCGGCATCAGTAGCCGAACGAGGAGTGGGAAGGGCACGAGATATAGGAAGGGTTGACTGGCGGGTGCCAGCCGAAGCAGGCGTAGAAAGAGCTCTTGATTTGAGGCGGTCTGTACTAGTAGCAGATGATCGAGCACTGATTACCGAAGGACCCGATGAAAGCTTCAAAGTCTTAGAGGTAGCACTAGCCAGTGTAGAGGTCGCCGGTCGACTCAATCGATTGGTAGCAGATGTAGCGTCGCTACCAAATGCCCGTGAAAGCCGCGCCCTAGTCGCCGTCGAGGCAGGCGTATTGGCAGTAGCTGACCTTGCAGTGGGACCGGTGCCAGGCAGCGGAAGACCGGCCGGTCTAGATGACGCCGCAACTGATGCTCTGGGAACACGAGCACCAGCTGCCGAAAGTCCTTCTGTCGTGTGCGATCGAGTAATGGTGCGAGGAGCAGCAATGCTCGGTCGCGAGTTTGGAGCGCGAGAGACTGTCGCGGCAGTTGACACACTACTGGATACTGAGCCGGACCGGTTCTTGACCTCGGTTCTGGAAGAAGGTACAATGCTTGCTCTAGGCACGCGTGCAGTAAGAGTGGCCTGTGGATTGCGATTCACGATTCGGGCTGCGCAGGTCTCAGTGGGCGCAGCAGTTATCGTCTGCCTGGCAGATACATTCTGATTGGCACTAGACAACGTTGAATGTGTGCTGATCGGCCTAGCATGAGTTGGTCGAGGACGAGGTAAGTCGATACTCTTTTGCGAGGCACTACAAGATATAGGGACGCCTCCAGCGGAGAGGGAGATTCGGCGGGAACCAGTTGTGTGAGGAGCCACCTTTCCTCTAACTCTGGGTGCAGCTGGTGTCGCCGTCGAAGTCGAAGAAGTTTTATAGGTACGGGCTACAGAGGCAGTTTTGGGTGGAGAACCCAGCCTTGAAGCCGATGCTGCAGCAAGCTTATCAGCCTTGACACGCTGAATAATCTCAGCAACTTTGGACAAGCTCTTCGATCGACTAAGGGTAATAGGCTTTTGCTCCTGAGCTTGATTGTCATCTAGAATTGAAAGTGTATGACTAGTACGGGACGTCGGTAAAGTAGCCTTGGTAGTTGCCTGAGCTTGAGCAACGATTTTTGATGGACTCGCTTGGCGAGGTCGCAGAGTAGCGGGCATCACCATCGTCTCATCCGCACCCAACATCGTCCTAATACTCATCAACACAAGACCTAGTGTATGACTGGAAAACCTACATATCCATTTTGGCAAACATGTCGTCTTCGGCATGCAGTAAATCCACAAAACTCTCCTCCGTCCCTGACGCCCTCTTTGGTTTTCCGACTTTAGCCATGAGATCTCTCACGTCCATTGTCCTATCACCATCATGGCCAATACATCCGGCAGCCGCTCGAGAAATTGTAGCAGGCGGAATCGTCAGCATGTAGCTAGGTCCTTCATCCAGAGTCTCGCGAGCAATCATCTCCTCGTCACGAAGAAGATATGCAGTCTTCTGGGGACTAATGGGCAGAAGAGTGCTTTTGTCAAGATTAATAAGCAGTTCTGATTCTTCCTCACCAACCGCTGCAAGACTGTTgcccgaagaagaagccggGAATGTACGTCTTGTTTTGGATGTGGGAAATCCACGGAGTGCATTGGAGCGAGGAAGCGACTGAGCCTTGACCGTTGATGATCGAGTAGGAGATGCTGACCGGGACTCTGTAACAGTGTCGTTAGAACCATTGGAAGAGGTAGTCATGGTGGAATCGTTGCCGCACCAAGGTGGCTCGACACGGTGAAGAGAATTAGTGGAGGCAAGAAGGTGTGCCTGCTTAGCAGGAGAAGTTGGCAGGAGTGTAGACTGACCAAGATGCTGAGAGGCAGGGTTGATATCTCTCTGTCGCTTCATCATAAACGGGTCGCTGGTAGAACGATTGATGGTGTCTCGCTTTGGTCTAATATCGCTCAACTCATATTCCAAACTGTCATCCCCTACACTACTTGCGCCGCCGAATAAGGAACATTCCCCGATAAGGGAGATATCTCCCATGTTCGGAAGGCGAAATGAGGCTGATAATCTCGGCGCAGGTGCAGCTTGAGGGTTGACCGATTGCTCGATGAGGGTGGAGGCGAAAGGAGACTGGGAGGTTGATTGATCGCAAGTTACTTTCTCGTAGTGTGGGCCGACGTGAAGGGCatctggagagatggaactGTCGCCAACCTCCTCGATAGAGCTGTTCAATATGATAGGATGCTTTTCCAGCGGGCTGTCAACTTTGACCCGACTCCCGGGAACCCTCAAACTATCCCTGCTGCCCTTGTCGACTTCCACTTGGCTTTCCGACGTAGGAAGATCGGGAGTGCTATATTGAGAGATGGAATGAGAGACAATTCCTTCAGGAATATCATCAATTCTCTTTGAGTCCTTGGGAGTGTCTGGTAGACGTGGAAGCTGGGAAAGGTATTCGTCAAGGGGAAGGCCGTTGAGGCCCAGCATGGCCCTGGAGAACGTAAGTTTGGGCAAGACTTGTTGAGGGACGGCCGACTTACAGGGATAGCCTGGCCTTCTGATATGTTGTAGATGGGGACATAGGTAAGCAATACAAGTATTCGGAAGAGCTCCGAAAAAGCTCTGGAGGGGCCAAGATACGTTGCTGTGAGAAAGTTGGTGAAGAGTCAAGTCAACAAGCCAAAAACAAACATACCAAACATCGCACACAACAAACCAGGCGCGTATTAGAGGAACGCGTGCCTTATATTTTCTGTTTGAGTAAAATAGGCCTGCGCCTTAAGCTATTATGTAAACAGGTAACGTCTACGTTCGTTACGCATGTACTTTCTTTGTTCTATCGTTGAAGATCGTTGGCAACTACATGGATATTACGAGAATAATCCCCATATACAAAAGCAGATATCATTCCCGGACATAATATCTCACAGTCGACAAAATGTGTGGCATAAAGCAGCAGCATGAAaatcctctccctctctatTAGTAATCGACACACGTCCTTATCCAGAATCTTCTCGCCGCGAAGAGAGTATATCTTCTGTCAGTCCATTTGGGCATACCACACAGAAGGACTCTTGGTCTTAACAGGCCATCATACAGGCGAACAGCAAAGTCTCCATACCATCAACTAGATTGATCGTATGCGTGCTGGACAAAATCCAAGCAACCGGCGTGAACAAGGACTTGTCTCTTTTCGAGGTTCAAGACGAGATGAGTAGTATACCGCGCCAACATTTCTTTCATAGGATATATCGGGAACCGCAGAACAGAATACAATGCGATGGTATTCATACTAGTTTCGGGAGGAAATGCCTCCTTTATGTACAGGACAGATATGAGTTTAAACAATGCAGTGCCTGGTTCAGTTGGAATATGACAGAAAGAGTGTGTAAGATTTGGCTAACTTGGGTAAACAAGAGGAATATCAAAGCAAATCAAAGTCCAATGTGTGATTCGATGGTAATTGAGGAAATGATATGTACAATACACTACAGAACATGACTCATCTATACTACGGTTAGGGGGCATGACTTTACAAGAGCAAAGCCAGTCCTACAACCGCAGAACCAAATACAGTCGCGAATCTTGCGCGCAGACCAGCTGTCGCGCCAGAATCGACATTTTGCGAAGCAGATGTTCCCTGAGACGATCCGGACGAAGTCGTCGAAGTGCCCGCAGCATTATCTGATGAGCTAGAATTTGTTTGGGCAGGGATAACAGATGTCGCGGGGAGTACGGCCACTTCGGAAATGGGTTGAGTCTCAATCTTTCCAGAACCAACCATGATTATCTACCAAGAGTCAGTTTCACATGCTCAAGGCGCAGAAAACCGATCTACTTACCTTGCCTTGCGAAGGAATTCCGTCAACCACTAAGAAAATCATCGCTGGTCCGGgttggaagatgttggCATTGGGAGGCATCTGACTGACATACAAGGTAACCTCTCCTGAAGCCTCGTCCTTGGTGTAGGTGGAGTTCAACTCGAGGTACCTCTGACCCATGTTCATCGCATGAGTTGAGAATCCAGTACGGATAACGACAACCTTGGTGTTGTCAGAGttggaggatgagttgGAAGGAGTGTAAGACACATTGAAGTATTCGCCACCGTAGctcaaagaagagggcCAAGAACTAGAAGGCTCAGGGCGCTGCTCATTGTACCAGAGAGGGTACCATTGCTCGACGCTATAGGATGTGGGCCACTTCTCAGAGGTGGCGTCCTTGTTAGGGTTGGAGCCAGAGACGAGAATGGATGAGTCTGCAAGAAGGATAGCGGATGAGTGGTACATGCGTTCTTGGGTGCTCATGCCGAGACCTTCGCGAGACCATCGGCTGCCAGCAGGGGCGCTGGGGCTATGTGATGTCAGTCATTGGCATCCCATAGCTGATAACTGAAGCTCACTCGTAAATTGCGGGTTGATAGAGAGGTTCTTGTCCATAACTTTGTCCAATGGAGTAGCCTTCGTCACCATATCCCGCTGTTCCCATAGCAACGCTAAATCACGACTGTTAATTTTTTTCTGAAGATCCTGTTGTTGGTTTGGAACGCACCCGTTACCCATCCACATTTTACCGTCAGGCATAAAGATGAATTGCCCCATgctccttccttcaagCATGTagtcatcatcttcatatGTAGGCTTTTCGTCCTCCGGACTGATCCTAACGCAAGTGTTGTCTGCAGGCACTGCAGTCACGTTGAACTGCGCGCCACCGTCGGAAGACAGGTTGAAGTTGGCAGCGCTACCACCGCAGAAGAGGACAGTAGCAGAGTAGTTGTTGGCAGGCgtcaaaggaagaagagcggtGGCGGCAGATGCGGGATAGACACGGACCGCATAGGGCATGtcaggaagaggagtcTCTTGTTGGGCATCCAAATCATAGAGAATAGTCTTGTAAGCAGCTTGCATGAAGAGCTTGCCTAGACATGGAAAACTTAGTATTATCGTATGCGCTTCGTAGATGAACTCACCTCCGGGCATGAGCCACGTCAAAGGGAAAAGATTCACAGGGACAGTGTAGTTAAGGAAATCCATGTAATGGGACTGATTGTCGGTCTTGGGGTAGAATTCATAGGTAGGGTTGTTCTGAGCAAAAGTTGAAACATACCTGAAAGCCATTAGCTATGATCGCAAACGCCCAAAGACTACTCACCCGCCGttgccatctccaccaAGGACAATCAAGGAACCATCACCAAGGAGCTCTACAGTGGGATACCACCTCTTGGAGGTCATGGTCAATTCGTCACCGCCCTCCTGCCACTTGCAACTTCCATCATCGCATGGGGTCAAAAGACGGATGGCAGCGCCACCATCGGTATCCATAAAATCGTTAGGTATGCTGGGATTATCCTTGGTGGCGACGCCTCCATACGTGACAGGCTGGTTACCACCAAAAACAGCCCATTCGCCGGTCGCCATGGAGAGACCAGCCGCACAGAAAGTATTGGAGGATACCTGCATGGCGGTGGCTTTGTTAGTTGTGAGGTCGTAGCTTGTGCCCCATGCTGGATGAGTGaggccatcatcatttgttACTTGGAGAGAGTTGTTCTCGGCCTCTGTGTTCGTGCATTAGGGAAGAGTCACGCAATGAATAGTGAAGCGACTTACTGTCGAGAATGTATGCAGTCGTCTCAGTCCCTGGTATATATCAAACCCGTCAGTGTTTGTCAGGTCTGCACAGCATGAAAAGAAACTAACCCAAAAAGAGCATCTGTGCGGAAACGCCAGAGTCTCCGACGATTTGATAGCCACCAGGAGTGACACCATCGCGAACTTGCTGTTGAGAAAACGCGCGGTTGGGCAAATTGCGGGATGGACCTCCGTGGGCGGCTGCcaggagtggaagaagagagaggagaatgGCAGAGTACATGGCTGTGCTATGGTCCAGAGGACGAAAGGAATTGAACGCCGAGGGATCGAGGTGCGGAAAATTCGTTTTTTGTCTTTGTCTTGGTTTCTGTTGTCCGAGTGGCTGTTGGCTGTTGTTAGGAGAGGGGCAAAATGGTTAAAGGAGCGATATAGTGGGCGTGTATTAAAGGGCGTGTATGTATATGATGTGGACAGAACCAGTCTGATCCGTTCTTTAAAGCAGAGGCTGTGTATTTTGAGCGCGATGTGGTCCGAGAGTAAAAACAGAATGTTCGAAATCAACTCAAATATCCAAACAACAGGATGTTTGGGACAAGAAAACAGGCACGCACGTACGCGTCTCATCCAGCTCGCACCAATTTTCACCGGGCTTCCTTCTTGCATCCGCGACCATGCGGCTTGGAGTGGCTGTCCTCTGATCTTCCACCGAGTCGTGTCACCAACACAGCCTATGCATAATCAAGCAGCCAATCCATAACGAATGCTACATACTTCTTGATTTTTTGCGACTGGGCACAAAAACTAACAAGTCCAAGCTGAAACAGACGTGCGCCGTTTCTGCTCATGCCGTTGTGGGGCGGAAGATCTCGAATTTTGGACCCTTGTCACGGGTGCCTCACATTTTCCCTTATCCTATTATTATCTCGCCTCCTCTAAAAGCTGATAAACGACGGTATTGTCCGACATCAAAGGACGGAGTCCTGCCCGCCCTCTTGGCGATAATAATAGCACACGTATAAAATTATCGTCCGATGTAAATATTCCTATTCGATAACCAAAGCAACCATATAGATGTTCCTTTAGCATAGCCTCAAGGAACCCGAAGTAAAGGAAATTGCAAACGATAACCAAAGATGATACTACTACTTCCTGATCATCGCGTCGGGAAGAGCCGACTACGTATttatcttctcttcttccgagTTGGATTCTCATGCGTCACCAACAACTTCCTTCCCGGCCTCCTCGCTGCTGCCTTCCCCATTTTCAATATGAAACCCAGTGACTACATTTTATATTTCTTCGGGCCAGGTCGGAAACTGTCCAGTATCCTCCTTCGAGGGGCTGGTGTCGAGCCCAACCACATGTCGGTAGCTCGCCTTTTGAGGGCAGGGTAATATTGGTACCGTGCCACACACAGAAATAGCGCCATGCAGGGATATGAACCAAGTGGTCACAGCGACTCTATCCGCACAATGTTTTTGTCTTAGTTCGTGAAAACCGGTACTTCTCCGTCTTGACACTGGATCTAATCGTACAATACATATACCTCATGTGACTAGTGTTACAAAAAGTACTCATGCGTCATAGGTCGTTTTTGCGGTATCGAGCGCGCATCTGGAGGCGCTGCGTCAAAGGTTTTGTATTCTTGGCGTAAATTCTCGTCTAATTCGAGAACGCTTGCTGTGTTCCCACATCTATGCTATTGATTAGCGATCTGGTTGGATGGCTGACGACGGCCACGTACCTGTAACAGTAATTGGGCGCTGACCAAACTGTCACGATTCGCCGGTCGAACATGAGCTATGGAATGTCAGCATGTGCCATTTCGAAATCTGTAAGGACGCACCTTGTACCCTTCCATCACCAGCTGATGTGCTCTAGCCACTAATTCTATGTCGTTTGCATGATTAAATTGCTGGTACTTTTATCAGCAAAAGAGACCCAAGTCAACTGCGATGCTTACTTCGACAACATCCCGTCCAAACAAGAAACCTGCTCCTCTCGGTGACATACCCCAGCCTTgtatctcctcttcatatGATGTTTAAAGTCAGCACAATCATAATTGCGATGATTAGAAGAACTAACCGTCAGGATCTGACCATAACAGATCGCACATAGGCCCTTCGTGGGGCACCTCCTGCCGCCTATCTATCACCCTTAT
This genomic interval carries:
- a CDS encoding glyoxal oxidase precursor, putative encodes the protein MYSAILLSLLPLLAAAHGGPSRNLPNRAFSQQQVRDGVTPGGYQIVGDSGVSAQMLFLGTETTAYILDKAENNSLQVTNDDGLTHPAWGTSYDLTTNKATAMQVSSNTFCAAGLSMATGEWAVFGGNQPVTYGGVATKDNPSIPNDFMDTDGGAAIRLLTPCDDGSCKWQEGGDELTMTSKRWYPTVELLGDGSLIVLGGDGNGGYVSTFAQNNPTYEFYPKTDNQSHYMDFLNYTVPVNLFPLTWLMPGGKLFMQAAYKTILYDLDAQQETPLPDMPYAVRVYPASAATALLPLTPANNYSATVLFCGGSAANFNLSSDGGAQFNVTAVPADNTCVRISPEDEKPTYEDDDYMLEGRSMGQFIFMPDGKMWMGNGVAMGTAGYGDEGYSIGQSYGQEPLYQPAIYDPSAPAGSRWSREGLGMSTQERMYHSSAILLADSSILVSGSNPNKDATSEKWPTSYSVEQWYPLWYNEQRPEPSSSWPSSLSYGGEYFNVSYTPSNSSSNSDNTKVVVIRTGFSTHAMNMGQRYLELNSTYTKDEASGEVTLYVSQMPPNANIFQPGPAMIFLVVDGIPSQGKIIMVGSGKIETQPISEVAVLPATSVIPAQTNSSSSDNAAGTSTTSSGSSQGTSASQNVDSGATAGLRARFATVFGSAVVGLALLL